In the genome of Ferrovibrio terrae, the window AAGGACGACAAGGATATCGTCAGCTACACGACCTATGTCGGTGCCGGTGCGCCGCGTTTCTACCTGCCGCTGGATATCCAGCTGCCGAACGACAATTTCGCGCAGGTCGTTGTCCTCACCAAGGGCGATGCCGAGCGTGAGCGTGTGCGCGAAAAGCTGGTGAAAGCCTTCCAGGACGATTTCATCCTGCTGCGCGGCCGCGTCAACCGGCTCGAAAATGGCCCGCCGGTCGGCTTCCCGGTGCAGTTCCGCGTCAGCGGCCCGGACCCGATGGAGGTGCGTCGCATCGCCTTCCAGGTCGCCGATGTGATGCGCACCAATCCCAACACGCGCGACGTCAATCTCGATTGGAACGAGCTTAGCAAGGTGGTGAAGCTGGATGTCGACCAGGCCAAGGCGCGCCTGCTCGGCATTTCCTCGCAGGACTTGGCGACGATGCTCAATTCCATCGTCTCGGGCGTCACCGTCACGCAGTATCGCGAAGGCCGCGAGCTGATCGACGTGGTGGCGCGCGCCGAAGCTTCCGAGCGCCTCAGCCTGACCGGCATCCGCGATCTGAATGTGGCCGGTGCGGAAAGCAGCCGCGCGGTGCCGCTCGGTCAGGTGGCGGAAGTCAGCTACGAACTGGAAGAGGGCATCATCTGGCGGCGTGACCGCCAGCCGGTGATCACCGTGCGCGCCGATATCATCGACGGCATCCAGGCGCCGGTGGTGTCGATGCAGATCGAGCCCAAACTGGATGAGCTGCGCAAGCGCCTGCCGCCGAACTACCGCGTCGTGCTGGGCGGCGCCATCGAGGAAAGCGCCAAGGCCAATGCCTCGATCGGGGCTGTCGTGCCGGTGATGATCATGATCATGGTCACGCTGCTGATGGTGCAGCTGCAGTCGGTGTCGCGCATGCTGCTGGTGCTGCTGACCGCGCCGCTCGGCCTGATTGGCGTCACTGTGGGCTTGCTGGTGTTCAACGTGCCCTTCGGCTTTGTCGCCATGCTGGGCGCGATTGCGCTGGCCGGCATGATCATGCGCAACTCGGTGATCCTGGTCGACCAGATCGAGCAGGATATCGCCGGCGGCGAAGCCGTCTGGGATGCCATCGTGAACGCCACGCTGCGGCGTTTCCGGCCGATCATCCTGACCGCGCTGGCCGCGATCCTCGGCATGATCCCGCTCTCGACCAGCAACTTCTGGGGCCCGATGGCTTACACCATCATCGGCGGCCTGCTGGTGGCGACGCTGCTGACCGTGCTGTTCCTGCCGGCGCTCTATGCCGCCTGGTTCCGCGTGAAGCGTCCGGCTGCGGCGTAAAGCTCAGAGCGTCGATTCGAGCTTCACCTTGTCGGCCTTCACCTTGCTCGGCGAGGTGACGGGCTGATCGGTCCAGTCATCGCCGCCGGTGACGACGCAGGAGCGGCCATCGGCGCTGGTGATCAGGATCGTCCAGGAGCCGGTCTGCGAGACCAGCAGCTCGACGATGCGGTCGCCGACGATGCCGCCGGCCTGCGGCTGCTCGCCGAAGCGCTGGTCCAGCATCGTGCCCATGTCGTCGCGCAGACCGCAGAGCGTGGCCTGCTGCTGTGCCTGGGCAGCTGGGGTAAATCCGGCAATGGCAACGAGCGAAACGGTGGTAAACGCACTGGCTAAGATGGCCTTGCGCATGGCTGGCCTCCTTCGGTGTGCGCGTCCGCGTCCGGCGAACGCTTCCTGTCACACCAAACTGGATTTCGCCGTTCCGAGTTCCGTTTTTCGCCGTTTAGGGCCGTTACAAGGCTGTGATCGAATCGTAGCTAAAATCGATTCAGCCAACAATCTCAGCTGGTAACTATGCCGCGTCGTTCAGATGGCAGGCCGACAGCCGACCGGGCGCAATCTCTTTCAGTGCAGGCACTTCGGCCTTGCAGCGGGCAAAAGCCCTGGGGCAGCGCGGGTGGAAATGGCAGCCCGGCGGCGGATTGAGCGGTGACGGGATTTCGCCCTTGATCGGCAGATAGTCGCGCCGTTCGGCCACCAGCTTGGGCGCTTCCGCCAGCAGGGCCTGCGTATAGGGATGGTTCGGCGCGGCAAACAGCTGCTCGGTCGGGGCGCTTTCCACCACGCGGCCAAGATACATGATCACCACGCGGTCGGAGATATGCTCCACCACCGACAGATTGTGGCTGATGAACAGGTAAGTCAGGCCCAGCTGTTCGCGCAGGTCCATGAACAGGTTCAGCACCTGCGCCTGGATCGACACGTCGAGCGCGGCCACCGCCTCGTCGCAGACGATGAACTGCGGCTTCACCGCCAGGGCGCGGGCAATGCCGATACGCTGGCGCTGGCCGCCGGAGAACTGGTGCGGATAGCGCTTGCGATAGCGCGGGTCGAGGCCGACCTGCAGCATGATCTTCTCGACATAGTCGGCCATTTCGTGGCGCTTGATCATGCCATGCGCCACCGGCGCCTCGCCGATGATCTCTTCCACCCGCATGCGCGGATTGAGCGAGGCATACGGGTCCTGGAAGATCATCTGCACGCCAAGCTGATAGGCGCGCTGCTCCGCGCTGCTGCGGTCGGCAATGACCTTGCCGCGATACTGGATCGTGCCTTCGGTGGCATCCATGATGCCGGCGACGATGCGCCCGAGCGTGGATTTGCCGCAGCCGCTTTCACCCACCAGGCCGACCACTTCGCCTTCCTGGATGGTCAGGTCAACATGGTTCACGGCATGCACGGCGCGTTCCTTGATGCCGGCGCCGAACAGGTTGGCGATATGGGCGGCGATATCCAGGCGCCAGACGAAGCGCTTGGATACGCCCTTCAGTTCGAGAATGGGGCCGGTCACGAAACAACCTCCGCCGGGCTCAGCGGCTTTGCGTCAAACGGATGATGGCAGCGGGCGCGATGGCCCGGATTGAGTTCGACCAGCTCGGGCATGGTGTCGCAAACCGAGTCGGCACGGCTGCAGCGCGCCTTGAAGCGGCAGCCCGGCGGCAGGTTCAGCGGCGCAGGCGCCATGCCGGGAATCTGGAACAGGCGCTTGCCGCGCGGCATCGCGCCGGGCACCGAACCGATCAGGCCGCGGGTATAGGGATGCTGCGGCCGCTCGATCACGGTGTCGATGGCGCCGGTTTCCACGATCTTGCCGGCATACATCACCATGATGCGGTCGGCCAGGCCGGCCACCACGGAGAGATCGTGGGTAATCCAGATCATCGCCGTGCCGGTGTCGCGACACAGCTTGCGCATCTCATACAGGATCTGGCCCTGAATGGTGACATCGAGCGCGGTGGTCGGCTCGTCGGCGATGATCAGGTCGGGCTTGTGCAGCAAAGCCGTGGCGATGGCGATGCGCTGGCGCATGCCGCCCGAGAACTGGTGCGGGTAGGATTTCAGCCGGTCTTCAGGTGCGGCGATGCCCACGGACTGCAGCGTCTCGATGCAGCGGGCGCGGGCGGCTTTCTCGCTGACCTTTTCATGGGCCTGCACCGTCTCGATCATCTGGGTGTCGACGCGCAGCACCGGGTTCAGCGTCATCATCGGATCCTGGAAGATCATCGCGATGCGCGAGCCGCGTAAGGACCGGAGCCGTTCCGGGCTGGCGGTGGTCAGTTCCTCGCCCTTGAACTTGACACTGCCATTGGCGATGCGGCCAGGCGGGTCGATCAGGCCCAGGATGGTGAAGCCGGTGATCGACTTGCCCGAACCGGACTCGCCGACAAGACCGAGGATTTCACCAGCCTCGATGGAGAAGCTGACACCGTCGACGGCACGCACGATGCCGTCGCGGGTGGGGAACTGGGTTTCGAGATTCTCAACCTGGAGCGTGGCGGTCATGGGGCTGCTGGCTTTAACGCTTGAGGCGGGGATTGAGGACATCGCGCAACTGATCGCCGACCAGATTGATGGCGATGATCACCACGGTGAGGACGATACCGGGGAACAGCGAGATCCAGTAGACGCCGCTGAGCAGGTAGTCGAAGCCGTTGGAGATCAGCATGCCCAGCGAGGGCTCGGTGACCGGTACGCCGAGGCCGAGGAAGCTGAGCGTGGCCTCCAGTGTGATGGCGCGGGCGATGTTGATGGTGGCGATCACGATCAGCGGCGGCAGGCAGTTGGGCAGCAGATGCTTGAGCAGCATGCGCATCCGGCTGATGCCCAGGCAGCGCGCCGCCTCGATATATTCCTTGTTGCGTTCCACCAGAGCGGCACCGTGCGCGGCGCGGGCGAAATAGGCCCATTGCACGGCGACCAGCGCGAAGATCACCTTGTCAACGCCATTGCCCAGCACCGCCAGCAGGATCAGTGCGATCAGGATGGCGGGGAAAGACAGCTGGATATCGACGAAGCGCATGATCAGCGCATCGACCTTGCCGCCGCTATAGGCCGCCAGCAACCCGGCGATCGAGCCGATGGCCAGCGCGACCACCACCGAGACCACGCCGACCATCAGAGAAATGCGCAGGCCATACAGCATGGCGCTCAGCATGTCGCGGCCCTGGCCGTCGCTGCCGAGCAGGAAGGCGAAACCTTCGCCCGACATTTCACCGGGCGGCAGGCGCGCGTCCATGATGTCGAGCTTGGCCAGGTCGTAGGGGTCCTGCGGCGAGATGAAGGATGCGATCAGCGATGCGCCGATCATCAGCACCAGCAGCACAAGGCCGAGCATGGCCAGCTTGCTTTCGGCGAACTCGGCGACGATGCGCTTCCACGGCGCCTCGGTCTTGGCGAGCGGCGCGCCTGTCACGGCAGTCTGGGTGGCGCCAATGGAGACTGGGGTCTGACTCATTTCGCCTCTCCCAGACGCACGCGCGGATCAAGCACGGAATAAAGGATGTCGACGATCAGGCTGATGATCACCAGCAGGAAGACGACAACGAGCAGGTAGGCCACCACGACCGGGCGGTCGAGATGCACGATGGAATCGATCAGCAGCTTGCCCATGCCGGGCCAGGAGAAGATCGTTTCGGTGATGACGGCAAAGGCGATCAGGCTGCCCAGCTCAAGACCGGTCACGGTGGTGATCGGCACCATGATGTTCTTCAGGATATGCACGCCGATCACGCGCTTTTCGCTCAGGCCCTTGGCGCGGGCGAATTTCACGTAATCCATCAGCATCACTTCGCGCGCGGTGGCGCGGGCCAGGCGGATGATCAGGGCGCATTTCGACAGGCCCAGCGTCAGCGCGGGCAGTGCCAGATATTTCCAGCCGGCCAGCGACAGGAAGCTGACATGGATGCCGAGCACTTCCATCGTCGGGCCGCGGCCAGAGGCCGGCAGCCAGCCGAGCTGTACGGCGAAGACCATGATCAGCATCAGGCCGACCCAGAAATTCGGCAGCGAGAAGCCGAGCACCGAGCCGGCCATGATGGCGCGGGCGGTGACGGTCTCGTGGCGCAGGCCGGCATACAGCCCGAGCGGCACGCCGATGACGACCGACGAGATGGTGGCAATCAGCGCCAGTTCCAGCGTCGCCGGCATGCGTTCGAGGATCAGGTTGATCGCCGGCTGGCCGAAGACGAAAGACTTGCCGAAGTTGCCCTGCAGCGCCGAGGTGACGAAGGTGAAATACTGTTCCCACATCGGCCGGTCGAGGCCGAGCGACTTTGCGATGGCTTCGCGGTCGAGTTCGGTCGCTTCCGGGCTGACCAGGATCGCGAGTGGATCACCAATCATGTAGATGCCGACGAAAACCAGCACCGACATAACCGCCATGACCAACGCCGCCTGCATCAGGCGTCTGATGATAAAAACGAGCATGACTTAGAAACGCCCCGCGACCTGTTTCTGCCGGCACCATTCTGCACGATGGTTCATACCGGCGGTTCCCGAAGCAATAACCGAAACGACATGCAGTGCCTAGGTTTTCTTAGAGAATGACCTGATAACCCGGCGGTATGGCTTTTTGCACCGCAGAAAAGCATGCGGCAGTCAGAGCGAGAGTGGGGATCTCGCGCGGGGTTGTATATCTGGAGCCGGACCACCAATCCCATTGGTCCGCAAACAAAAGCGCCGCCGGTGATCAGACCGGCGGCGCCAATGATGTCAGACGTAACTGCCCAGAAGCTCTCTTGGCAGGCTCCGCTGGTAGTTGCGATCAGTTCTCGCTGTCGCCGGCAGGTTCGGCGGCCGGTGCTTCAGCCGGAGCGGTTTCGGCGCGTGACACAGCGCGGGCTTCGCGCGCATCGCGCTTTTCCTTGTTCTGCTTGCGCTTGGCAGCGAGCAGCAGCACGCGGTCGAGTTCCATCTGGCTGCAGATGCCGAGATAGACCGGATCGCGCGGCTTGATGTTGGCGTGATTGGGATGCGTGTGGTTCTTCACGCGATCGATGGTCGCCTTGGTGGTGCCGAGCAGCTTCTGGATCTGCGCGGTCTGCACTTCCGGATGATACTTCAGCAGCCAGGCGATGGCGTCGGGACGATCCTGGCGCTTGGAGACTGGCGTGTACTTGGCGCCCTTGGTCTTGTGGCGCTGCAGTGGCACGGTCGGCGCCAGCAGCTTCAGATCGCCGCTCGGGTCCTTTTCGCAGCGCTCGATCTCGTTCGGGCCGAGCTGGCCGTTGGCAACCGGGTCGAGACCGACAATGCCGATGGCCACTTCGCCGTCAGCAATGCCCTTCACTTCCAGCACATGCAGGCCGCAGAAGCGGGCAATCTGGTCGAAGGTCAGCTTGGTATTATCGATCAGCCACACGGCAGTGGCTTTGGGCATCAACGGCAATGCCATTGGTAATATCCTTCTCAGGCGGCCGGCCGGGCTCATCGGCCGCCCGCGGGGGCGAATTCGCGCGACAATATAGTGCATCGGACCGGGGGTGCAACCGCCCCCGGGGTGCTAAGTCATTGTATTTATATCAGATCACCAGCAA includes:
- a CDS encoding ABC transporter ATP-binding protein — its product is MTATLQVENLETQFPTRDGIVRAVDGVSFSIEAGEILGLVGESGSGKSITGFTILGLIDPPGRIANGSVKFKGEELTTASPERLRSLRGSRIAMIFQDPMMTLNPVLRVDTQMIETVQAHEKVSEKAARARCIETLQSVGIAAPEDRLKSYPHQFSGGMRQRIAIATALLHKPDLIIADEPTTALDVTIQGQILYEMRKLCRDTGTAMIWITHDLSVVAGLADRIMVMYAGKIVETGAIDTVIERPQHPYTRGLIGSVPGAMPRGKRLFQIPGMAPAPLNLPPGCRFKARCSRADSVCDTMPELVELNPGHRARCHHPFDAKPLSPAEVVS
- a CDS encoding ABC transporter permease, with the translated sequence MSQTPVSIGATQTAVTGAPLAKTEAPWKRIVAEFAESKLAMLGLVLLVLMIGASLIASFISPQDPYDLAKLDIMDARLPPGEMSGEGFAFLLGSDGQGRDMLSAMLYGLRISLMVGVVSVVVALAIGSIAGLLAAYSGGKVDALIMRFVDIQLSFPAILIALILLAVLGNGVDKVIFALVAVQWAYFARAAHGAALVERNKEYIEAARCLGISRMRMLLKHLLPNCLPPLIVIATINIARAITLEATLSFLGLGVPVTEPSLGMLISNGFDYLLSGVYWISLFPGIVLTVVIIAINLVGDQLRDVLNPRLKR
- a CDS encoding cell cycle transcriptional regulator TrcR, which codes for MALPLMPKATAVWLIDNTKLTFDQIARFCGLHVLEVKGIADGEVAIGIVGLDPVANGQLGPNEIERCEKDPSGDLKLLAPTVPLQRHKTKGAKYTPVSKRQDRPDAIAWLLKYHPEVQTAQIQKLLGTTKATIDRVKNHTHPNHANIKPRDPVYLGICSQMELDRVLLLAAKRKQNKEKRDAREARAVSRAETAPAEAPAAEPAGDSEN
- a CDS encoding ABC transporter permease gives rise to the protein MLVFIIRRLMQAALVMAVMSVLVFVGIYMIGDPLAILVSPEATELDREAIAKSLGLDRPMWEQYFTFVTSALQGNFGKSFVFGQPAINLILERMPATLELALIATISSVVIGVPLGLYAGLRHETVTARAIMAGSVLGFSLPNFWVGLMLIMVFAVQLGWLPASGRGPTMEVLGIHVSFLSLAGWKYLALPALTLGLSKCALIIRLARATAREVMLMDYVKFARAKGLSEKRVIGVHILKNIMVPITTVTGLELGSLIAFAVITETIFSWPGMGKLLIDSIVHLDRPVVVAYLLVVVFLLVIISLIVDILYSVLDPRVRLGEAK
- a CDS encoding ABC transporter ATP-binding protein, translating into MTGPILELKGVSKRFVWRLDIAAHIANLFGAGIKERAVHAVNHVDLTIQEGEVVGLVGESGCGKSTLGRIVAGIMDATEGTIQYRGKVIADRSSAEQRAYQLGVQMIFQDPYASLNPRMRVEEIIGEAPVAHGMIKRHEMADYVEKIMLQVGLDPRYRKRYPHQFSGGQRQRIGIARALAVKPQFIVCDEAVAALDVSIQAQVLNLFMDLREQLGLTYLFISHNLSVVEHISDRVVIMYLGRVVESAPTEQLFAAPNHPYTQALLAEAPKLVAERRDYLPIKGEIPSPLNPPPGCHFHPRCPRAFARCKAEVPALKEIAPGRLSACHLNDAA